One Amorphoplanes digitatis genomic window carries:
- the hisF gene encoding imidazole glycerol phosphate synthase subunit HisF, with product MTVAVRVIPCLDVDAGRVVKGVNFVDLRDAGDPVELAAAYDAAGADELTFLDVTASSDDRGTMLDVVRRTAESVFIPLTVGGGVRSVDNVDTLLRAGADKVGVNTAAINRPELIAEIADRFGNQVLVLSLDVRRVASGPSPEHPSGWEVTTHGGRRSAGLDAVEWARRVAELGAGEILLNSMDADGTKAGFDLDLIAAVRAVVDIPVIASGGAGAVEHFPPAVAAGADAVLAASVFHFGDLTIGEVKESLREAGNPVR from the coding sequence ATGACGGTGGCGGTGCGGGTGATTCCTTGTCTCGACGTTGACGCTGGGCGGGTGGTCAAGGGCGTCAACTTCGTCGACCTGCGGGACGCGGGTGACCCGGTCGAGCTGGCGGCCGCCTACGACGCCGCCGGCGCCGACGAGCTGACCTTTCTCGACGTGACCGCCTCCTCCGACGACCGCGGGACGATGCTCGACGTGGTCCGGCGCACCGCCGAGTCGGTGTTCATCCCGCTGACCGTCGGCGGCGGGGTGCGCTCGGTGGACAACGTCGACACGCTGCTGCGCGCCGGCGCCGACAAGGTCGGGGTCAACACCGCGGCCATCAACCGGCCCGAGCTGATCGCGGAGATCGCCGACCGTTTCGGCAATCAGGTGCTGGTGCTCTCGCTGGACGTCCGCCGGGTCGCGTCCGGGCCGTCGCCGGAGCACCCGAGCGGCTGGGAGGTCACCACCCACGGCGGCCGCCGCAGCGCCGGCCTGGACGCCGTCGAATGGGCGCGGCGGGTCGCCGAGCTCGGCGCCGGCGAGATCCTGCTCAACTCGATGGACGCCGACGGCACCAAGGCCGGCTTCGACCTGGACCTGATCGCCGCGGTGCGCGCGGTGGTCGACATCCCGGTGATCGCGAGCGGCGGCGCCGGCGCGGTGGAGCACTTCCCGCCGGCGGTCGCCGCCGGTGCCGACGCCGTCCTGGCCGCGAGCGTCTTCCACTTCGGAGACCTGACCATCGGCGAGGTCAAGGAAAGCCTGCGCGAGGCGGGCAACCCGGTCCGCTGA